GCTCCTCGCCGCGCACGCGCCACGCGTACTCGCCGCCCGCGTCGAGGTTCTGCGCCAGCACGGGATCGTCGCTGAACGCCGCGCGGTGGTTGCGCAGGGCTTCTTCCGCCACCTCGAAGATGCCGATCCCGCCGACCTGGGTGGGCGTGCCGTAGAAGTACTTCTGCACGAAGTCGCTCTTCAGGCCGATCGCCTCGAACAGCTGCGCGCCGCAGTAACTCATGTACGTGCTGACGCCCATCTTGGACATGATCTTGCTCAGGCCCTTGCCGATCGCCTTGACGTAGTTGTAGATGGCGGTGTGCGCGTCGATGCCGCTCAGGGCGGGCATGCCGGGCACGTCGGTGTGCAGGTTGATCAGCGTTTCCAGCGCGAGGTACGGGTGGATGGCCTCGGCACCGTACCCGGCGAGCGCGGCGAAGTGATGCACCTCGCGGGCGTCGCCGGTCTCGACGACCAGACCGACCTTCATGCGCAGGCCCGCCTTCACGAGGTGATGGTGGACGCTGCTGAGGGCCAGCAGGCTGGGAATGGCGACGCGTTCGCGGTCCACGCGGCGGTCACTGATGATGATGATGTTGTGGCCGCTCTCGATGGCGTCCACGGCCCAGGCGTTGATGGTCGCCAGTTTCGCCTCGACGCCGCGCGCGCCCCACTCGGCGGGGTAGGTGATGTCGAGTTCGTAGGCCTTGAACTTGCCGCGCGTGTACTCCTCGATGGAGCGCACGCGGGCCATGTCGTCGAAGTCCAGGATGGGCTGCTCGACTTCCAGGCGCAGTTGCGGGTTGACCGCGTTGATGTCCAGCAGGTTCGGGCGCGGCCCCACGAACGACACGAGGCTCATGACGACCGACTCGCGGATCGGGTCGATGGGCGGGTTCGTGACCTGCGCGAACAGCTGCTTGAAGTACGAGTACAGCGGCTTGTTCTTGCCGGACAGCACGGCCAGCGGGCTGTCGTTGCCCATGGAGCCGATGCCTTCCTCGCCGCTCAGGGCCATGGGGCCCATCAGGAACTTCAGGTCCTCCTGGGTGTACCCGAAGGCCTGCTGGCGTTCCAGCAGCGGCTCGCGGAACTGCGCGACGGTGCCGGTCTCCTCGCTGTCGTCCAGGCGGAAGCGGGTGTTCTCCACCCACTGCGCGTACGGTTTGGCGGACGCGAACTGGTTTTTCAGTTCGTCGTCCTCGATGATGCGGCCCTGCTCGAAGTCGATCAGGAACATGCGGCCCGGTTGCAGGCGCCACTTCTTGACGATCTTGCTTTCCGGGACGGGCAGCACGCCGGATTCGGACGCCAGGATCACCAGGTCGTCGCGGGTCTGCACGTAGCGGGCGGGGCGCAGGCCGTTGCGGTCCAGGGTCGCGCCGACCTGACGGCCGTCCGTGAAGACCATCGCGGCCGGGCCGTCCCAGGGTTCCATCATGCTGGCGTGGTACTCGTAGAACGCGCGGCGGCTGGGCGGCAGGTTCGCGTTCTGCTCCCAGGCCTCGGGGATCATCATCATGGCGGCGTGCGCCATGGGGTACCCGGCCAGCGTCAGGAGTTCCAGCGCGTTGTCGAAGGTGGCGGTGTCGCTCTCGCCCTCGAAGGAGATCGGGTAGAGCTTCTTCAGGTCGTCGCCCAGCACGGGGCTCTGCATGATGCCCTCGCGGGCGCGCATCCAGTTGAAGTTCCCCTTGACGGTGTTGATCTCGCCGTTGTGCGCGACCATGCGGTACGGGTGCGCCAGCGGCCACTCGGGGAAGGTGTTCGTGGAGAAACGCTGGTGCACCAGGGCCAGCGCGGAGGTCACGCGTTCGTCCTGAAGGTCCAGGTAGTACTCGCCGACCTGCGTGGCGAGCAGCAGTCCCTTGTAGATGACCGTGCGGCAGGACATGCTGGGCACGTAGTACTCGGCGCCGTGCGTGAAGTTCAGCGCGCGGATGGCGTTGCTGGCCCGGCGGCGGATGACGTACAGCTTGCGTTCCAGCGCGTCGGGGACCAGGGTGTCGGGTCCGGCGCCGATGAACACCTGCCGGATGACGGGTTCCTTCTCGCGGACGGTGGGGCTCATGGGCATCTCGCGGTTGACCGGCACGTCGCGCCAGCCGAGCACGACCTGTCCCTCGGCGGTGATGGCGCGTTCGAGTTCCTGCTCGCAGGCGCGGCGCGAGGCGATCTCCTTGGGCAGGAAGATCATGCCGACGCCGTAATCGCCGGGCGGGGGCAGGGTCACGCCCTGCTGCGCGAACTCGGCGCGGTAGAACTCGTCGGGAATCTGGATCAGCAGGCCCGCGCCGTCGCCCATCAGGGGGTCGGCGCCGACCGCGCCGCGGTGGTCGAGGTTCTCGAGGATCTTCAGGCCCTGCTGCACGATGGCGTGGTTGCGGTGGCCCTTGATGTGCGCGACGAAGCCCACGCCGCAGGCGTCGTGCTCGGCGGCGCTGTACAGGCCCTGTTCGCGTGCGCCGCGCTGTTCGGCGGCGGAGGGCGCATGCAGACCGTCTGCGGTCCGGCCCGGTTCGTTGGGGGTGTGCGGCGCTGCAGCCGGAGTCACCCGGTTGTTCGTTTCGTTCATGTTGACGCTCCCATCTCGCACGTGACTCGCTCGCCCGCAGGGTGCAGGCTGCTAGAATCCACCATACAGAGAGATGCATGTCTATGCAGGGCCGTTGTTTATAACGGGTCCAATCTTTCGCGCACTATTTCTCCGGCAGCCCGCCCGCGCAGCCCCTGCCCACGCAATAAATTCAATCAGAATGGCATTCCGGCGCAATCTGGGATGTCAGCAGCGTCCGGGGCAGCGCAAGGAATGAAGTGCTTCCATACAAGGGCGGCCCCAGGCCCCGCCAGAGCCTCACCCTTCACACGGCGGGGGCACGCCCCACCCGACGCCCGGTCAGCCGCGCCACGCCCACGTATGACCGCCGGGAACCCGACCCACGCCCGGCCTCAGCCCAGGGCCGGGCTCAGTTGCAGCAACGTGATTTCCGGTTCGCACAGGTTCCGCACCGGCAGGCCACTCAGGCCCAGGCCCCGGCTGACATACGCGGGCGTGACGTGCTCGCCCTGCACCCAGCCCATCGCGTACCGCTGCCCGAACGCACTGGGCACCATCGGCGCGCCCCACAGCGGCACCCTCACCTGCCCGCCGTGCGTGTGCCCGCACAGCACCAGCCCCGCCGGGCGCGGCAACGCGGGCAGCAGGTCCGGGTTGTGCGTGACCAGCAGCGTCGCCCGGTTCCCTGCGCCCTCCAGGGCCGCCGTCACGTCCGGCTTGCCGAACCACAGGTCGTCCGTGCCGCCCACCCACAGGTCGTCCCGCACCGCGCGCCCCTCGTCACGCAGGATCGTCACGCCCGCCCCCGCGAACGCCGCCGTCAGTTCCGCGCGTTTGGCCGCCCAGTCCGCGCGGGGCGCGCCGTAGTGCCGCCCGCCGTACCTCCCGAAACTGCCGTAATCGTGGTTGCCCCACACGCCCAGCACGCCCAGGGGTGCGCGCAGGCGCCCCAGTTCCCGCAGCAGCGGCCCCGGCAGGTCGTCCATGCGGGCGTCCAGTTGATCGCCGCCCAGCAGCACCACGTCCGGCCGCAGGTCGTTCGTGGCGTCCACCCAGGCCGCCACGCTTCCGGCCCCGATGAACAGCCCGTAGTGCAGGTCGGTCAGGAACGCGGCGCGCAGCGGGGCGCGCAGGCCCGGCAGCGTGCGCTCATGGCGGGTCACGCCGAAACGGTACGCCTGCGCCGCCCCCGCGCCGCCCGCCACCAGCGCCGCCGCGCTCCCCCCGGCCAGGGTGCGCAGGAACAGACGTCGGGTCACGGTCATGCGCTCCAGCCTAACGCCCACGACCCGGCCGGAACGTCCCCCGGAAGATGCAACCCGCGCGGCCCGCCGCCGACCCGCACCTTCTCCGGGCGGCGGGGTAGACTTGCGGGATGCAAGGTGAGCCCGAGAATCTGCTGGTCATAGACGTACTGGACGAGGACGCCGGACTGGCGGACGTGGAGGACCTGCGCGGCCGCACCTTCCAGTTGCCGGCCGAGTGGCTGCCCGGCGCGGCCGACGGCGCGGCGTACCGCGTGAACGTCAGCGGCGCGCACGTGACGTTCACGCCCGACCCGAACGGCGCGGCCCTGCTGCGCGAACGCAGCAAGCAGACGCTGCTGGACTTCAGCGACGAACCCGACAGCGACCGGCCCGACAGCGACCGGCCCGACAGCGACCGGCCGGGCAGTGACCAGCCGGGCAGCGGGGAGCGCCCATGAGCCGGCAGGTGCTGATCATTCCCGACCTGCACGGCCGCCCGGACCTGCTGCGCGCCACCCTGGAACGCTTCCCGGACGCGCATTACGTGTCGCTGGGCGACGCCATCGACCGCGGGCCGCGCTCCATGCCGGTCGTGGAGAAACTGATGGAACTGCACGCCGCCGGGCGCGCCACGCTGCTGATGGGCAACCACGAACGCATGATGCAGGAAGGCGTGAAATGGTACCGGCAGTACGAGGGCACCCACGACCTGGGCGATTACCGCCGCGCGATGGAAGGCTACCAGTGGTGGATGCGCGCCGGGGGCGAGACGGTCCGCAAGGAACTCGGCGGGCTGACCCTGGAGAAATTCCCGCCGCTGCTGGAGGCGTACCTGAACGTCCTGCGGCGCGTCGTGTACGTCACCGCCGACGGCGACATCCACGACGAGGCGCCCGCGCACCCCAGCGTGATGATCGCGCACGCCTCGCCGCCCGTGCGGCACCCGCAGCACCCCAACCCGCTGTCGGCGGCGCTGTGGCTGCGGCCGTTCGAGGGTCCGTTCCCGCTGCCCGACGGGGTCATGTACTCCGTGCACGGGCACACGCCGGTGCCCACGCCGTCACGCATGGGCCGCCACCTGTACATCGACCTGGGCGCGTACGACACGGGCCGCCTCGCCGTGGCCGAGGTGAACGTGCACGGCCTGCCGAACGTCACGGTGTTCTGCGGGCGCGGCGAACCCGCCCGTGGCCGCAAGTACGCCCGGTTCGGGGAGCCCATTCCCGTCACGCCGGTCGACCTGCCCGGCGCCCCACCCCGGTAAGCACCACCCCGGTCTGCGGGGGCTGTCAGCCCAGGATCTTCAGGTCGTCCTGCCGCGCCGAGAGCCACGTGGGCGGCCCGTCACGGACGATCACGTCCTCCTCCAGGCCGATGAAGCCGTGGCCGGGCACCATGACGCCCAGTTCCAGGGTGTACACCTCGTTCTCGCGCACGGGTCCCTCGACGGTCTGCCCGTAGCGGGGCCAGCGCGGGCCGAGGAGGGTGCCGCCGTCGTGCGTGGCGCGGCCCAGCCCGTGCCCCAGCGCGTGCTGGTACTCGGGGTACCCGGCGGCGACCAGCGCGGCGCGCGCGGCGGCGTCCACGGCGTGGCCGGGCGTGCCGGGGCGCAGGGCGTCCGCGCCCGCCTGGATGGCGTTCCAGCAGGCGCGGAAGGCGGCCTGCACGGCGTCCGGCACCGGGTTCCCGTCGGGCAGGCGGTACACGCGCTGGATGTCCGAGCAGTACCCGTGGCTCAGGCGCACGCCGTAGTCGATGTGCAGCAGGTCGCCGGGCCGCAGGGCGTGATCGCCGGGCGGCGCGTGCGAGGGGCGGCTGTCCGGGCCGATGTGCACGTTCGGGCAGGCGTTCCAGCCCCAGGAAGGCTCGGCGCCGTCGCGGCGGCACAGGCCGTGCAGGAAGGCCGCGACGTCCCGCTCCCGCCAGCCGGGGTGGGCGGCGGCCGCCATCTCGCGCAGGTGCGCCTCGGCCAGTTCGACGGCCTCCCGGATCGCGGCGTGTTCCTCGGGCGTCTTGACGGACCGGAGCTGCCCCAGCAGCGGCGCGGCGCTGTCCCACTCCAGCTCGGGCAGGTCGTCGCCCGGCGTCAGCCAGCCACGCACCCGGCGTTCCAGGCCCGAGGTCAGGCCGTCGCACAGCGGGTCGTCCTCGCTGATGTTCAGCAGCACGCGCCGCGCGCCCAGCCGTCTGACCTCGGCGCGCAGCAGTGCTCGCAGGTCGGCGTCGTAGCCGTGCACGGTCCAGCCGGGCGGCACGGCGTCCGCGTCGAAGCGACCCACGATCGCCACCGCCTCCGTGTGGGTCAGCAGGAAGAGGCTGTCCCAGGTGACGTCCACGCCCGCCACGAGCGTCAGGGCCGGTTCCGGGCGCACGCCGGACTCGCGCGCGGCGATCAGCCACACCTCGCCGTCCCGGAGCAGCGCCTGCGCCTGCCGCCGCTTGCCGTCCTGAAGCGCGTTCGCTGCCGTGTTGGGGGCCATACGGCAGGATACGCCGCCGGTGCCCCGACCGCCGCTACGGTTCCTGCAACAGCCCCTGCGCCTGCGCCAGCGCTTCCGGGGTGTCCACGTCCAGCAGCAGCGCGGCCGGGAAGGTCAGCGTGACGGCCTGCGCGGCGTGCTCGCGGATCAGGTGCCGGGGGCCGTGATCGGCGTCCGGGGCGTCCCGCACGGCCGCCAGCAGGTCCGCGCGGAACAGGTGCGGCGGCGCACGCACCGGCTCTGCGCCGGGCGCGCTGTACCCGGCCAGCACGACGGGCGCGCCGGTCTCGCGGAAGGCGGCGATCAGCGCGGCGTGCTGCGCGGCCCCCAGCAGCGGCATGTCGGCCAGCGCGAAGTTCACGGCGGCCAGCCCGCCCGGCAGCGCTCCCACCGCCGCGCGGAAGGAACTGCCCAGACCGCGCGCCGGGGCCGGGTTCACCACGAACGCGAACGGCAGGTCCCGCAGCGCCGCCCGGATGCCGTCGCCCACCTCGCCGGGCGGGACGGCGCACAGCAGCGTGTCGTGCCCGGCGTCCGCCAGCGCCTGCGCCGCGTGGCGCACCAGCGGCCGCCCGGCCAGCAGGGCCAGCTGTTTGGGGCCGCCCATGCGGGTGCCCAGCCCGGCCGCCAGCAGCACACCCGCGACAGGACCGTGCGCGTGTGGCGCGTGAGAGGGTGCAGTCATACCTGCATGGTAGTGCCGGCCGGACCCGCCACTGGCCTGACGGGGCAGCAGGCCAGGGGCGGCGGATGGTAGGGGCGGCAGATGGCAGTGGTGGCAGATGGTGGGGAGGGCCAATCTTTCTTCAACCCCCGCCGCCCTACAATGGGGCCACTCACTTAATTCACCGTGGCCCGCGCGCCGCAGGAGGTCCGCTATGAAACTCAGTTACTCAGGTCAGGAACAGGTGCAGGCCCCCCCCGCCGCCGTGTGGGCGTTCGTGCAGGACCCGGAACGCGTGGCGCGCTGCCTGCCGGACGTGCAGGAAGTCGTGGTGCACGATCAGACGCACATGGACGCCACCGTGCAGGTGGGCGTGGGCATGGTGCGCGGCAAGTTCAAGTTCAAGATCGAGGTGCTGCCCGACGAGGCGGCGAACCGCGTGAACGTGAAGGTGCAGGGCGGCGGGCTGGGCAGCGTCGTGGACCTGACTGCCGGGGCGAACGTC
Above is a genomic segment from Deinococcus seoulensis containing:
- a CDS encoding M24 family metallopeptidase yields the protein MAPNTAANALQDGKRRQAQALLRDGEVWLIAARESGVRPEPALTLVAGVDVTWDSLFLLTHTEAVAIVGRFDADAVPPGWTVHGYDADLRALLRAEVRRLGARRVLLNISEDDPLCDGLTSGLERRVRGWLTPGDDLPELEWDSAAPLLGQLRSVKTPEEHAAIREAVELAEAHLREMAAAAHPGWRERDVAAFLHGLCRRDGAEPSWGWNACPNVHIGPDSRPSHAPPGDHALRPGDLLHIDYGVRLSHGYCSDIQRVYRLPDGNPVPDAVQAAFRACWNAIQAGADALRPGTPGHAVDAAARAALVAAGYPEYQHALGHGLGRATHDGGTLLGPRWPRYGQTVEGPVRENEVYTLELGVMVPGHGFIGLEEDVIVRDGPPTWLSARQDDLKILG
- a CDS encoding metallophosphoesterase; the encoded protein is MTVTRRLFLRTLAGGSAAALVAGGAGAAQAYRFGVTRHERTLPGLRAPLRAAFLTDLHYGLFIGAGSVAAWVDATNDLRPDVVLLGGDQLDARMDDLPGPLLRELGRLRAPLGVLGVWGNHDYGSFGRYGGRHYGAPRADWAAKRAELTAAFAGAGVTILRDEGRAVRDDLWVGGTDDLWFGKPDVTAALEGAGNRATLLVTHNPDLLPALPRPAGLVLCGHTHGGQVRVPLWGAPMVPSAFGQRYAMGWVQGEHVTPAYVSRGLGLSGLPVRNLCEPEITLLQLSPALG
- a CDS encoding glutamate synthase-related protein, whose product is MNETNNRVTPAAAPHTPNEPGRTADGLHAPSAAEQRGAREQGLYSAAEHDACGVGFVAHIKGHRNHAIVQQGLKILENLDHRGAVGADPLMGDGAGLLIQIPDEFYRAEFAQQGVTLPPPGDYGVGMIFLPKEIASRRACEQELERAITAEGQVVLGWRDVPVNREMPMSPTVREKEPVIRQVFIGAGPDTLVPDALERKLYVIRRRASNAIRALNFTHGAEYYVPSMSCRTVIYKGLLLATQVGEYYLDLQDERVTSALALVHQRFSTNTFPEWPLAHPYRMVAHNGEINTVKGNFNWMRAREGIMQSPVLGDDLKKLYPISFEGESDTATFDNALELLTLAGYPMAHAAMMMIPEAWEQNANLPPSRRAFYEYHASMMEPWDGPAAMVFTDGRQVGATLDRNGLRPARYVQTRDDLVILASESGVLPVPESKIVKKWRLQPGRMFLIDFEQGRIIEDDELKNQFASAKPYAQWVENTRFRLDDSEETGTVAQFREPLLERQQAFGYTQEDLKFLMGPMALSGEEGIGSMGNDSPLAVLSGKNKPLYSYFKQLFAQVTNPPIDPIRESVVMSLVSFVGPRPNLLDINAVNPQLRLEVEQPILDFDDMARVRSIEEYTRGKFKAYELDITYPAEWGARGVEAKLATINAWAVDAIESGHNIIIISDRRVDRERVAIPSLLALSSVHHHLVKAGLRMKVGLVVETGDAREVHHFAALAGYGAEAIHPYLALETLINLHTDVPGMPALSGIDAHTAIYNYVKAIGKGLSKIMSKMGVSTYMSYCGAQLFEAIGLKSDFVQKYFYGTPTQVGGIGIFEVAEEALRNHRAAFSDDPVLAQNLDAGGEYAWRVRGEEHMWTPDSIAKLQHSVRSGNYATFEEYARIINDQSKRHMTLRGLFEFKTEGLTPIPIEEVESASEIVKRFATGAMSLGSISTEAHTTLAVAMNRIGGKSNTGEGGEDPARYEREMRGETIGEGHTLASILGVSANGERRVEVDYPLEPGDSLRSKIKQVASGRFGVTTGYLTSADQIQIKMAQGAKPGEGGQLPGGKVSEYIGFLRHSVPGVGLISPPPHHDIYSIEDLAQLIHDLKNVNARADISVKLVSEVGVGTIAAGVAKAKADHIVIAGHDGGTGASPWSSIKHAGSPWELGLAETQQTLVLNRLRDRVRVQTDGQLKTGRDVVIAAMLGADEFGFATAPLVAQGCIMMRKCHLNTCPVGVATQDPVLRARFQGKPEHVINFFFFIAEEVRAIMASLGIRTLNELIGRSDLLDTRKGIEHWKAQGLDFSRVFYRPELPEEVGTRHLHTQDHGLDRALDLQLIDKCRPAFDTGVKVHFLQDVRNVNRTVGAMLSGELIRRHPQGLPDNTVFIQMEGTGGQSFGAFLAPGITLYLIGDANDYTGKGLSGGRVVVRPSIEFRGRAEENIIVGNTVLYGATSGEAFFRGVAGERFAVRLSGAQAVVEGTGDHGCEYMTGGTAVVLGQTGRNFAAGMSGGVAYVYDVDGKFAQRCNTSMVDLLPLESEAEQLAHTPASGLHMGRSDEANLRSLLESHHKWTGSQRASELLDDWDSALKRFVKVFPKEYQRALRERTDSDAGTVHAADTTSMQTAQPANAVAAQGTLTK
- a CDS encoding metallophosphoesterase; protein product: MSRQVLIIPDLHGRPDLLRATLERFPDAHYVSLGDAIDRGPRSMPVVEKLMELHAAGRATLLMGNHERMMQEGVKWYRQYEGTHDLGDYRRAMEGYQWWMRAGGETVRKELGGLTLEKFPPLLEAYLNVLRRVVYVTADGDIHDEAPAHPSVMIAHASPPVRHPQHPNPLSAALWLRPFEGPFPLPDGVMYSVHGHTPVPTPSRMGRHLYIDLGAYDTGRLAVAEVNVHGLPNVTVFCGRGEPARGRKYARFGEPIPVTPVDLPGAPPR
- a CDS encoding nucleotidyltransferase family protein; the encoded protein is MTAPSHAPHAHGPVAGVLLAAGLGTRMGGPKQLALLAGRPLVRHAAQALADAGHDTLLCAVPPGEVGDGIRAALRDLPFAFVVNPAPARGLGSSFRAAVGALPGGLAAVNFALADMPLLGAAQHAALIAAFRETGAPVVLAGYSAPGAEPVRAPPHLFRADLLAAVRDAPDADHGPRHLIREHAAQAVTLTFPAALLLDVDTPEALAQAQGLLQEP
- a CDS encoding SRPBCC family protein, whose product is MKLSYSGQEQVQAPPAAVWAFVQDPERVARCLPDVQEVVVHDQTHMDATVQVGVGMVRGKFKFKIEVLPDEAANRVNVKVQGGGLGSVVDLTAGANVVDNGNGTTTLDWTGDATMRGPVATVGGRLLDAQAQKLISKTFENMSAHVGASGSTLA